One part of the Prunus persica cultivar Lovell chromosome G5, Prunus_persica_NCBIv2, whole genome shotgun sequence genome encodes these proteins:
- the LOC18775823 gene encoding F-box/LRR-repeat protein At3g26922 — protein MEDVSNLVDRISELPEEILGGIILSLLPLKEAAATSILSKRWRYVWCFTTNLYFDDDDNLLYFRALEPEVRHQKSCRYVNWVNHVLKQHRGSVEQFRVCFHLDRRFASSIDKWIQFAMEKRVRVLLLDCQRAFYEASYSLPRTILGLEKEKVTPFGCDIPSLHSCGYTGFGFLRVLQLIGVDVTQEVVEYFLSNCRALERLSLGGARNLVNLRVVRPSVSLKYLSIRCCLGLKSVEICDANLVSFAYHGTQAKLLLNNLPSLVEVSFCEFSTFHPESIRLAFTPFLCLLSQLETLKLGIHLEMSSWSPWYASPVPTLPNVKHLELIVQPDTPFVLYHLASFLKASPSLQTLVLKLEYGSWEPWETMKVGKGPQWPHHNLKVVEILGYRGRINVIEHVIYFIENVVALEKLVIDPVMCWSHHPTGMGRRIEDVKEEEEARDHAMHQLKQMVPSTVQFVCL, from the exons ATGGAG GATGTCTCCAACTTGGTGGATAGAATCAGTGAATTGCCAGAAGAAATTCTTGGCGGTATCATATTATCTCTCTTGCCTCTTAAGGAAGCAGCAGCTACTAGTATTCTTTCTAAGCGATGGCGTTATGTGTGGTGCTTTACTACAAATCTCtattttgatgatgatgataatttGCTCTACTTCCGTGCCCTCGAACCGGAAGTAAGACACCAAAAAAGTTGTAGATATGTCAATTGGGTCAACCATGTGTTGAAACAACATAGAGGCTCAGTCGAACAGTTCAGGGTTTGCTTTCATCTCGATCGTCGTTTTGCAAGTTCCATTGATAAATGGATTCAATTTGCAATGGAAAAGAGAGTTCGAGTGCTTTTGTTGGACTGTCAACGTGCTTTTTATGAAGCTTCCTACTCCCTTCCCCGCACAATTTTAGgtcttgaaaaggaaaaagtgaCGCCTTTTGGTTGCGACATTCCAAGTCTGCACTCTTGTGGATACACTGGTTTTGGGTTTCTCAGGGTTCTTCAATTGATAGGTGTTGATGTGACCCAAGAAGTTGTTGAGTACTTCTTGTCCAATTGTCGAGCTCTCGAACGATTATCATTGGGGGGTGCCAGAAACTTGGTTAATTTAAGAGTTGTCCGGCCATCAGTTTCATTGAAGTATTTATCAATAAGATGTTGTCTTGGCCTCAAAAGTGTTGAGATTTGTGACGCAAACCTTGTGTCCTTTGCTTATCACGGGACCCAGGCAAAATTACTTCTAAATAATTTGCCGTCACTTGTTGAGGTATCCTTTTGTGAGTTTTCGACTTTCCATCCTGAAAGCATCAGGCTTGCCTTCACTCCATTTTTATGCCTTCTTTCTCAACTAGAGACTCTCAAGTTGGGTATTCACCTCGAGATGTCG TCTTGGAGTCCTTGGTATGCATCCCCTGTTCCTACATTACCAAATGTGAAGCATTTGGAGCTAATAGTTCAACCAGATACTCCATTCGTTCTGTATCATTTAGCTTCTTTCTTGAAGGCATCTCCTTCCTTGCAGACACTCGTGCTTAAg TTGGAATACGGTAGCTGGGAGCCATGGGAGACAATGAAGGTGGGAAAAGGTCCTCAATGGCCACATCATAACCTTAAGGTAGTAGAAATACTAGGGTATCGTGGTCGTATAAATGTCATTGAGCATGTCATCTACTTCATAGAGAATGTTGTTGCACTCGAGAAACTTGTTATTGATCCTGTCATGTGTTGGTCGCACCATCCTACCGGTATGGGTCGAAGAATTGAAGATGtcaaggaggaagaagaggcgAGAGATCATGCTATGCACCAACTTAAACAAATGGTTCCGTCAACCGTACAATTTGTATGCCTCTAG